A single genomic interval of Pan paniscus chromosome 18, NHGRI_mPanPan1-v2.0_pri, whole genome shotgun sequence harbors:
- the LOC100972985 gene encoding meiosis-specific with OB domain-containing protein isoform X2, with the protein MANSFATRIFTTLSDLQPNMANLKVIGIVIGKTDVKGFPDRKNIGSERYTFSFTIRDSPAHFVNAASWGNEDYIKSLSDSFRVGDCVIIENPLIQRKEIEREEKFSPATPSNCKLLLSENHSTVKVCSSYEVDTKLLSLIHLPVKESHDYYSLGDIVANGHSLNGRIINVLAAVKSVGEPKYFTTSDRRKGQRCEVRLYDETESSFAMTCWDNESILLAQSWMPRETVIFASDVRINFDKFRNCMTATVISKTIITTNPDTPEANILLNFIRENKETNVLDDEIDSYFKESINLSTIVDVYTVEELKGRALKNEGKADPSYGILYAYISTLNIDDETTKVVRNRCSSCGYIVNEASNMCTTCNKNSLDFKSVFLSFHVLIDLTDHTGTLHSCSLTGSVAEETLGCTFVLSHRARSGLKISVLSCKLADPTEASRNLSGQKHV; encoded by the exons ATGGCAAACTCCTTTGCAACAAGGATTTTCACCACCCTTTCAGATCTGCAGCCAAATATGGCTAATCTG aaagttATCGGTATAGTTATTGGGAAAACAGATGTCAAAGGCTTTCCAGACAGAAAAA ATATTGGATCAGAAAGGTACACTTTCAGCTTCACCATTCGGGATTCACCAGCACATTTTGTAAATGCAGCTTCCTGGGGCAATGAAGATTACATCAAGTCTCTTTCTGACAGCTTTAGGGTTGGTGATTGTG TGATAATTGAAAATCCTCTGatccaaagaaaggaaatagaaagagaagaaaaattcagCCCTGCAACTCCTAG CAACTGTAAACTGTTGCTCAGTGAGAATCACTCAACAGTAAAAGTTTGTTCCAGTTATGAAGTGGACACAAAGTTACTTTCTTTGATACATTTACCTGTTAAAGAGTCTCATGATTATTATTCACTGGGTGACATTGTTGCAAATGGACACAGTCTTAATGGGAGGATTATTAACGTGCTTGCAGCTGTGAAGTCG gtTGGAGAGCCAAAATACTTTACAACTTCAGACCGGAGAAAAGGCCAGAGGTGTGAAGTTAGACTCTATGATGAAACAGAGTCTTCTTTTGCGATGACATG TTGGGATAATGAATCCATTCTACTTGCACAGAGCTGGATGCCACGAGAAACAG TAATATTTGCCTCAGATGTAAGaataaattttgacaaatttcGGAACTGCATGACAGCAACTGTAATCTCAAAAACCATTATTACAACTAATCCAG ATACACCAGAAGCTAACATTCTGCTGAATTTTATacgagaaaataaagaaacaaatgttCTGGATGATGAAATTGACAGTTATTTCAAAGAATCCATAAATC taaGTACAATAGTTGATGTCTACACAGTTGAAGAATTAAAGGGAAGAGCTTTGAAGAATGAAGGAAAAGCTGATCCTTCCTATGGCATCCTTTATGCCTACATTTCCACACTCAACATTGATGATGAAACTACAAAAGTAGTTCGAAATAGATG ttCCAGCTGTGGTTATATTGTAAATGAAGCATCtaacatgtgcacaacttgcaacAAAAACTCCTTGGACTTTAAATCTGTCTTTCTCAGTTTCCATGTGCTGATTGATCTGACTGATCACACAGGCACCCTTCATTCCTGTAGTCTCACAGGAAGTGTTGCTGAGGAGACTTTGGGCTGCACG
- the LOC100972985 gene encoding meiosis-specific with OB domain-containing protein isoform X1, with the protein MANSFATRIFTTLSDLQPNMANLKVIGIVIGKTDVKGFPDRKNIGSERYTFSFTIRDSPAHFVNAASWGNEDYIKSLSDSFRVGDCVIIENPLIQRKEIEREEKFSPATPSNCKLLLSENHSTVKVCSSYEVDTKLLSLIHLPVKESHDYYSLGDIVANGHSLNGRIINVLAAVKSVGEPKYFTTSDRRKGQRCEVRLYDETESSFAMTCWDNESILLAQSWMPRETVIFASDVRINFDKFRNCMTATVISKTIITTNPDTPEANILLNFIRENKETNVLDDEIDSYFKESINLSTIVDVYTVEELKGRALKNEGKADPSYGILYAYISTLNIDDETTKVVRNRCSSCGYIVNEASNMCTTCNKNSLDFKSVFLSFHVLIDLTDHTGTLHSCSLTGSVAEETLGCTVHEFLAMTGEQKTALKWQLLLERSKIYLKFVLSHRARSGLKISVLSCKLADPTEASRNLSGQKHV; encoded by the exons ATGGCAAACTCCTTTGCAACAAGGATTTTCACCACCCTTTCAGATCTGCAGCCAAATATGGCTAATCTG aaagttATCGGTATAGTTATTGGGAAAACAGATGTCAAAGGCTTTCCAGACAGAAAAA ATATTGGATCAGAAAGGTACACTTTCAGCTTCACCATTCGGGATTCACCAGCACATTTTGTAAATGCAGCTTCCTGGGGCAATGAAGATTACATCAAGTCTCTTTCTGACAGCTTTAGGGTTGGTGATTGTG TGATAATTGAAAATCCTCTGatccaaagaaaggaaatagaaagagaagaaaaattcagCCCTGCAACTCCTAG CAACTGTAAACTGTTGCTCAGTGAGAATCACTCAACAGTAAAAGTTTGTTCCAGTTATGAAGTGGACACAAAGTTACTTTCTTTGATACATTTACCTGTTAAAGAGTCTCATGATTATTATTCACTGGGTGACATTGTTGCAAATGGACACAGTCTTAATGGGAGGATTATTAACGTGCTTGCAGCTGTGAAGTCG gtTGGAGAGCCAAAATACTTTACAACTTCAGACCGGAGAAAAGGCCAGAGGTGTGAAGTTAGACTCTATGATGAAACAGAGTCTTCTTTTGCGATGACATG TTGGGATAATGAATCCATTCTACTTGCACAGAGCTGGATGCCACGAGAAACAG TAATATTTGCCTCAGATGTAAGaataaattttgacaaatttcGGAACTGCATGACAGCAACTGTAATCTCAAAAACCATTATTACAACTAATCCAG ATACACCAGAAGCTAACATTCTGCTGAATTTTATacgagaaaataaagaaacaaatgttCTGGATGATGAAATTGACAGTTATTTCAAAGAATCCATAAATC taaGTACAATAGTTGATGTCTACACAGTTGAAGAATTAAAGGGAAGAGCTTTGAAGAATGAAGGAAAAGCTGATCCTTCCTATGGCATCCTTTATGCCTACATTTCCACACTCAACATTGATGATGAAACTACAAAAGTAGTTCGAAATAGATG ttCCAGCTGTGGTTATATTGTAAATGAAGCATCtaacatgtgcacaacttgcaacAAAAACTCCTTGGACTTTAAATCTGTCTTTCTCAGTTTCCATGTGCTGATTGATCTGACTGATCACACAGGCACCCTTCATTCCTGTAGTCTCACAGGAAGTGTTGCTGAGGAGACTTTGGGCTGCACG gtaCATGAGTTTCTTGCAATGACAGGTGAACAGAAAACAGCATTAAAGTGGCAACTTCTCTTGgaaagaagcaaaatttatttaaaa